A genomic segment from Antedon mediterranea chromosome 6, ecAntMedi1.1, whole genome shotgun sequence encodes:
- the LOC140051357 gene encoding 14-3-3 protein zeta/delta-like isoform X3, which produces MDNREMKVQVAKIAEQTERYDDMKDAMREVVESECGGKLSSEERNLLSVAYKNVCGARRSSWRVVTSMINNADDEKQAVGNEMKKKIEGELNKLCSEVLLLIDDHCLTDENADVEHKTFFYKMKGDYYRYQVEVAGTDTRQGLTDEARSAYEKANECANELPPTHPVRLGLALNFSVFYYEIENSPDKACGLAKKAFDDAIAELDTLKEDSYKDSTLIMQLLRDNLTLWTSEMEQENDDAEQQ; this is translated from the exons ATGG ATAACCGTGAAATGAAAGTGCAAGTGGCGAAAATTGCTGAGCAAACAGAAAGGTATGACGACATGAAAGATGCCATGAGAGAAGTGGTGGAGTCGGAATGTGGTGGTAAACTCAGCTCTGAAGAGCGAAATCTACTTTCTGTAGCATACAAAAATGTGTGTGGGGCTCGACGCTCATCCTGGAGAGTAGTTACCTCCATGATTAATAATGCTGATGACGAAAAACAAGCAGTTGGGAAcgaaatgaaaaagaaaattgaagGTGAGCTGAATAAACTCTGCTCTGAGGTTCTCCTTCTAATTGATGATCATTGTTTAACAGATGAAAATGCAGATGTTGAGCACAAAACATTCTTTTATAAGATGAAAGGAGACTATTACCGATACCAGGTGGAAGTAGCAGGCACTGATACAAGGCAAGGTTTGACGGATGAAGCAAGATCGGCGTATGAAAAAGCAAACGAATGTGCCAATGAATTGCCTCCAACCCATCCAGTGCGGCTTGGTCTTGCGTTGAATTTTTCAGTCTTTTACTATGAGATTGAGAATAGTCCAGATAAAGCATGTGGTTTGGCTAAGAAAGCATTTGATGATGCCATTGCTGAGCTTGATACACTCAAGGAAGATTCTTATAAGGATTCAACTCTGATCATGCAGCTTCTTCGAGACAACCTTACTCTCTGGACATCAGAAATGGAGCAGGAAAATGACGATGCAGAGcaacaataa
- the LOC140051357 gene encoding 14-3-3 protein zeta-like isoform X1: MDNREMKVQVAKIAEQTERYEDMKEAMTEVVKCGGKLSPEERNLLSVAYKNVCGARRSSWRVVTSMINKIDDKKKAVVNTMKKNIEDELNQICSDVLVLIDDYCLNVKDLEPKDPEQEDPEHKTFFNKMKGDYYRYQVEVAGEETKQALVDEARLAYEAANECANELPTTHPVRLGLALNFSVFYYEIENDSDKACGLAKEAFDNAIADLDNLKEDSYKDSTLIMQLLRDNLTLWTSSLGDENEEQQE; the protein is encoded by the exons ATGG ATAACCGTGAAATGAAAGTGCAAGTGGCGAAAATTGCTGAGCAAACAGAAAGGTATGAGGATATGAAAGAAGCCATGACAGAAGTGGTGAAATGTGGCGGTAAACTCAGCCCTGAAGAACGAAATCTACTTTCTGTAGCATACAAAAATGTGTGTGGGGCTCGACGCTCATCCTGGAGAGTAGTTACCTCCATGATTAATAAGAttgatgacaaaaaaaaagcagTTGTGAATACAATGAAAAAGAACATTGAAGATGAGCTTAATCAAATCTGCTCCGATGTTCTCGTTCTAATTGATGACTATTGCTTAAATGTAAAAGATCTTGAGCCTAAAGACCCTGAGCAAGAAGATCCTGAGCATAAAACATTCTTTAATAAGATGAAAGGAGACTATTACCGCTACCAGGTGGAAGTAGCAGGCGAAGAAACGAAGCAAGCTTTGGTGGATGAAGCAAGATTGGCGTATGAAGCAGCAAACGAATGTGCCAATGAATTGCCTACAACCCATCCAGTGCGGCTTGGTCTTGCGTTGAATTTTTCAGTCTTTTACTATGAGATTGAGAATGATTCGGATAAAGCATGTGGTTTGGCTAAGGAAGCATTTGATAATGCCATTGCTGATCTTGATAATCTCAAGGAAGATTCTTATAAGGATTCAACTCTGATCATGCAGCTTCTTCGAGACAACCTTACTCTTTGGACGTCAAGTTTGGGAGATGAAAATGAAGAACAACAAGAATAA
- the LOC140051357 gene encoding 14-3-3 protein zeta/delta-like isoform X2, which produces MDNRELNVQEAKLAEQAERYDDMKLAMEKVVKCGGKLSSEERNLLSVAFKNVCGARRSSWRVVSSFLSNTNITPSQLAVGEKMKKKIEEELNVICSDVLSLIDDDILKRSKQEESEPEDPEHNTFFNKMKGDYYRYQVEVAGEDTKQALTGEARLAYEEANKCANELPTTHPVRLGLALNFSVFYYEIENDPEKACGLAKKAFDEAIAELDTLKEDSYKDSTLIMQLLRDNLTLWTSSLGDESEEQQE; this is translated from the exons ATGG ATAATCGTGAATTGAATGTGCAAGAGGCCAAACTTGCAGAGCAAGCAGAAAGATATGATGACATGAAACTGGCTATGGAAAAAGTGGTGAAATGTGGTGGTAAACTCAGCTCTGAAGAGCGAAATCTACTTTCTGTAGCATTCAAAAATGTGTGTGGAGCTCGACGCTCATCCTGGAGAGTAGTTAGCAGCTTCTTGTCTAATACTAATATTACACCTTCCCAACTAGCAGTTGGagagaaaatgaaaaaaaaaattgaagaaGAGCTTAATGTCATATGCTCCGACGTTCTTTCTCTAATTGATGACGATATCTTGAAGAGGTCTAAGCAAGAAGAATCTGAGCCAGAAGATCCTGAGCATAATACATTCTTTAATAAGATGAAAGGAGACTATTACCGCTACCAGGTGGAAGTAGCAGGCGAAGATACGAAGCAAGCTTTGACAGGTGAAGCAAGATTGGCGTATGAAGAGGCAAACAAATGTGCCAATGAATTGCCTACAACCCATCCAGTGCGACTTGGTCTTGCGTTGAATTTTTCAGTCTTTTACTATGAGATTGAGAATGATCCAGAAAAAGCATGTGGTTTGGCTAAGAAAGCATTTGATGAAGCCATTGCTGAGCTTGATACACTCAAGGAAGATTCTTATAAGGATTCAACTCTGATCATGCAGCTTCTTCGAGACAACCTTACTCTTTGGACGTCAAGTTTGGGAGATGAAAGTGAAGAACAACAAGAATaa